In Patescibacteria group bacterium, one genomic interval encodes:
- the rplU gene encoding 50S ribosomal protein L21, whose protein sequence is MALKHLYKVKPGQVLKIEKLDKKEGDKVKFETLLTATPDAKELNLGKPSLGEKVEGKILEQGRGKKISVIKYKNKTRYKRNIGHRQPYTKVEITSIA, encoded by the coding sequence ATGGCCCTTAAGCATTTATATAAAGTTAAGCCGGGCCAGGTTTTAAAAATAGAAAAGCTGGATAAGAAAGAAGGTGATAAAGTAAAATTTGAAACTTTATTAACAGCCACCCCCGATGCTAAAGAACTGAATTTAGGCAAGCCGAGTTTAGGAGAAAAGGTGGAAGGAAAAATTTTAGAGCAGGGCAGAGGCAAAAAAATTTCCGTTATAAAATATAAAAATAAAACCAGGTATAAAAGAAATATCGGGCACAGGCAGCCGTATACAAAAGTGGAGATTACTTCAATTGCGTAA